The genomic DNA CAAAAATGTACATTTCAAATGTTTCAGGATCTACATTTATCCCGTAAGGAGTAAACCCATCATTAATACCATCATCATTTGGAGTGAATGCATTTGGAATATAAAGTGCAAAAATATCTTTAACTCTGATAGTATCTATAGCTGTATCACGGCAATGATTATTATCCTCGACAATTAATGTTACAGGATAAGTACCAATATTTTCATATTGATGGGTAAATTCAGAAATGGTGTCTGTTGAACCATCGCCAAGTGTCCATTGCCATCCAATTATTGTTACTATAGAATGGTCGAGGAAAGAAACGGGTCCGTCCATTATAGTTAATTCCTTGGGCCATGCTGAAAAGCCAGCTAAAGGTCCGGGGATTTCATATATGTCTACAGATGTAGTGGCACTACAACCTCCATCATCTACCGTTACTGTATATGTACCTGCAGGTAAATTTTCAGCAACCTGTGTATATTGTGGTGGTGTTGTGTTCCATGAGTAATTATAATTACCCAAACCACCTGCGCCTGTTGCCGTAGCTGTTCCATTAGACTGGTTGCAATATTCGGGTGTGCTTGTTGAACTTGCAGTAGGACCGGGTAATTCAGGAACTGATGCAGACGTGGTTGTAGAACATCCATTATTATCAGTAACTGTAACAATATATGTTCCTTCAGCTAAACTAATAGCAGTATCAGAATTTTGAACCGGAGTTGTTCCCCAGCTATAGGTATATCCTGGAGTTCCTCCGGTAGCAGTGACTGTAAGGGCTCCATCAGAAAATCCACATGGGGTAGGAATTATTCCTGTAACTGAAGCATGAGGACCGGGTGTGTCAGTAATAGTAACAGAATTAACAGCTGTACACAAATAATGATCAGTAACTGTAACCTGGTAAGTACCTGCATATACATTTGATAAACTATCGCCTGTTTGTCCATTTGACCATAAGTAATTATAATCCGTACTTTGTCCTCCTGAAGCGAGTGCACTGGCTCCACCATTGTTATAACCGCAGGATGTATTCGTAACACTTATTATACTTACAGATGGACCGGGAAGATTGTTTATTACAGCTGATGCAGTTGCTGTGCATGCACCACAATTTATAGTAACAGTATAAGTCCCTGCAGGTAGATTGGTAGCCATTGCAGAATGTTGAGGGGGAACAGTATTCCAGTTATATCCCCATGTCTGACCACAAGTAACACTTGGAGTAACAGTAGCTGTTCCATCAGCATGACTACATATTTCATCTGTATAAGTTGTTGATGCAGTGAAAGGCTCAACATTTACAGTTACTGATGTGCTGCCGGTACAACCTTGTGTACTTGTACCGGTAACAGTATATGTTGTAGTTATTGTTGGGTGAGCAGTTATACTTGCACCTGTAGTAGAAGAAAGTCCTGTACCTGGTGACCACGTATATGTGGAACCTCCTGATGCTAAAAGAGGAGTACTTGCTCCCGGGCATATAGTAGGATCCGGAGTTACTGTAATCGTTGGGTTAGGCGCAACGGTTACTGTTACTGTTGTAGAACCTGTACATCCGTTTAAATTACCATATACCGAATAAGTAGTAGTAACAGAAGGGCTTGCTGTTACAGTTGTTCCTGTAGAGTCGGATAATCCTGTTGATGGCGACCATTGATAGTTACCTGCTCCTGATGCAGTAAGAGATGTGCTACCACCGGGGCATACTGTGGCAGGTGGTACCGTTACAGTTGCATTATTATTGATATTAACAGTTACTGCATCAGAGGCTGTACAACCATTAACATCTGTAACAGTTACAGTATATGTAGTGGTATTAGATGGATTTACAGATTGTGATACATCTGTAATTGAGTTATTCCAGTTATACGTTAATGGTGCATTACCTGTACTATTTGATGCATCAAGGACTGTAGAGGAGCTGGGGCAAATAGAAGCATCTGGTCCCGCGTTTGCAACAGGGAGCGGATTAACAGTTACGGTTACATTTGAAGAATTATAACATCCTAAAGGTGTTGTAGCGGTTACAGTATAAATTTCTGTTGTTGTTGGATTAACACTGATACTTGCCCCAATTGCATGTGTACTCCATTCATAAGTGTATTCTCCCTCGCCCGAAGCTGTAATTGTTGCTGTTTCTCCACTGCAAATAGTTGGTGCAGCAGGTGAAAATACAGGAGGATCAATAGCTAAAACCGTTCTTAATGTTAATGTACAACCTTGTACTGTAACGAACTGACAAATGAGAGAATCCCCATTAGTAAATTGAGTATTATTAAGAGTTAATGAATTAGTTGTTCCTGTGTTTTGAGTGCCTTGAGGCCATGTCCATTGATATGATTGGAAACCCGGAGGTGCCGTAATAATATTTGATAATCCTGAGCATGCCTGAGAAAGCTCCAGCGAACTGCATGAGCATGCTATATAAGCGTAACCAAAGTGTCCACCTAATGTGCAATCGTATGTTGTAAACTGTATTGTAATATTTTCATTAATATGAGCTGATAAATCAATAGCAACAGTTGTCCAATCTTTCCATACTACATTAACATCTGTCTTATATACATCAGAAGCAGGCAAACATGGAACAAAACCAGGAAGATTTAAAGCAGCAGATACTTCGTATTTGCCACAAACAGGGTCAATTAAAGCACCTGATGAGTTAAGAACGTAGATTGAAAATTTAGGTACCTGTGTATCTGTGTGTTGAGAAGAAGAACTTGCAGCGTCCTGAAGTACTACTGCATATTGATAAGTAAAAATGCAATTAGAACTATTTACAGTATAAGTGTATGATAATCTTTCAGCATATGCATTGTCCCAAATTGATTCTGCACTAACATAACTATTTCCTAAACGACATGAAGATGTGCCTCCCGGTGGTAATACGCTTAACATGTTTTGTGTATTAGGGTCAGTTCCCGGTATATTCATTATTGTATGTCTACCTGTTGCGTGGGGTGTAGCATTTGCAGTACCTTGTACTAACCCAATAAATTCATTGGTGTAAACGCCATCAAGGTTAGTGCCTGTGGAGCCAGTCCAATTTTCAAAACTACTACTACCCGAAAAATCAGCATTTTCGCATTGCGTAAACCCATTGTAGGCAAATAATACTATGCAAAATAAAAATATTATTACTTTTTTCATTTTACTATTTTCTAATTTTACATTGAAGGAATGGTTAATATTAAAAGATAAATATAATGCATTTCAAGATATTTAAAAAATTATAAAAATAAATATTACCCATAGTATTAACTATTAATTGTAACTGAACTATTTTAATAAAGTAAGGAACCCTGTAGACTCTTTTAGAACATTATTTTTATCTTTCATGGTTATTTTCCAAACATATAAACCTTGAGGCGCTTCAGAATTTGTTCCAATTTTTTTCCCATCCCAAAGAATATTAAGATCTGTAGATTCAAAAACAAGAGTTCCTTTTTGATCAAATATTAACATTTTATAACCATTTGGATTCATCTTTTCGCCAATAGGACCGAAGTAATCATTCATCCCGTCACTGTTTGGGGTGAATCCTGTAGGGCAATAATACAATTCTTTAAGTTTAACATCAATTACTTTTGAAATACTATCTCTGCATCCGTTACTGTTCATAGTAACCAGTTGTACGTTAAAATTGCCGTCATGATTATACAAATGTGTTGGTGATTTTTCATTAGATATTATATTATCGCCAAAATTCC from Bacteroidales bacterium includes the following:
- a CDS encoding PKD domain-containing protein, whose translation is MKKVIIFLFCIVLFAYNGFTQCENADFSGSSSFENWTGSTGTNLDGVYTNEFIGLVQGTANATPHATGRHTIMNIPGTDPNTQNMLSVLPPGGTSSCRLGNSYVSAESIWDNAYAERLSYTYTVNSSNCIFTYQYAVVLQDAASSSSQHTDTQVPKFSIYVLNSSGALIDPVCGKYEVSAALNLPGFVPCLPASDVYKTDVNVVWKDWTTVAIDLSAHINENITIQFTTYDCTLGGHFGYAYIACSCSSLELSQACSGLSNIITAPPGFQSYQWTWPQGTQNTGTTNSLTLNNTQFTNGDSLICQFVTVQGCTLTLRTVLAIDPPVFSPAAPTICSGETATITASGEGEYTYEWSTHAIGASISVNPTTTEIYTVTATTPLGCYNSSNVTVTVNPLPVANAGPDASICPSSSTVLDASNSTGNAPLTYNWNNSITDVSQSVNPSNTTTYTVTVTDVNGCTASDAVTVNINNNATVTVPPATVCPGGSTSLTASGAGNYQWSPSTGLSDSTGTTVTASPSVTTTYSVYGNLNGCTGSTTVTVTVAPNPTITVTPDPTICPGASTPLLASGGSTYTWSPGTGLSSTTGASITAHPTITTTYTVTGTSTQGCTGSTSVTVNVEPFTASTTYTDEICSHADGTATVTPSVTCGQTWGYNWNTVPPQHSAMATNLPAGTYTVTINCGACTATASAVINNLPGPSVSIISVTNTSCGYNNGGASALASGGQSTDYNYLWSNGQTGDSLSNVYAGTYQVTVTDHYLCTAVNSVTITDTPGPHASVTGIIPTPCGFSDGALTVTATGGTPGYTYSWGTTPVQNSDTAISLAEGTYIVTVTDNNGCSTTTSASVPELPGPTASSTSTPEYCNQSNGTATATGAGGLGNYNYSWNTTPPQYTQVAENLPAGTYTVTVDDGGCSATTSVDIYEIPGPLAGFSAWPKELTIMDGPVSFLDHSIVTIIGWQWTLGDGSTDTISEFTHQYENIGTYPVTLIVEDNNHCRDTAIDTIRVKDIFALYIPNAFTPNDDGINDGFTPYGINVDPETFEMYIFDRWGNMIYYTNKWYPELNRCEPWNGTEDNKGTYKDVIMDVYVYRVLCKEIEGHKHEYIGRVSLIP